A genomic region of Dreissena polymorpha isolate Duluth1 chromosome 4, UMN_Dpol_1.0, whole genome shotgun sequence contains the following coding sequences:
- the LOC127877121 gene encoding E3 SUMO-protein ligase ZBED1-like — MRIHSAERLYKFEECGYACNQSSDLKKHMRIHKEQRLYKCEGGTTSNLLNHINNKHPSSASSNDVGDSKKQSSMSSFLSTPKKVSVSESERIACAIADMIVKDYVPLSIVEGEGFRNLMQIVAPDYKVPCRNTVRSRIVLKYESEKEVLSSELASVQSASITTDTWTSNSTESYITVTEHHINSDWDIKSNVLLTRAMPERHTGENLANRLTDCVSEFGLGGKIDTCVHDNARNMECAGDKCDEWGDLGCFGHTLQLCVKPALELASVSKTIARCRKLVGHFKHSTTLTAEMKKRQQVLGEKEHVLMQDVPTRWNSTQLMLERLHEQRRVVTDIMLDGKFTKKNDARLLLKDYEWEVVSELSECLSVLTDATAYMCSESDVTCSVIYPMVCGLFNTCLAVEDTDSSLISRI; from the coding sequence GGCGGTACGACGTCCAATCTTCTCAATCATATTAATAACAAACATCCATCTTCTGCATCTTCGAATGATGTTGGGGACTCTAAGAAACAGTCGTCAATGTCATCGTTTTTGAGTACTCCTAAGAAAGTGTCTGTTTCCGAAAGTGAACGGATTGCATGTGCTATTGCGGACATGATAGTGAAGGATTATGTGCCATTAAGTATTGTTGAAGGTGAAGGTTTCCGTAACCTGATGCAAATTGTTGCACCGGATTATAAAGTGCCTTGTAGGAATACTGTGCGCTCGCGTATAGTACTCAAATACGAAAGTGAAAAGGAAGTGTTATCCTCAGAACTCGCGTCCGTGCAGTCAGCCTCAATCACAACTGACACTTGGACTTCCAACTCCACGGAAAGTTACATTACTGTAACGGAACACCACATAAACAGTGATTGGGATATAAAATCAAATGTGCTGCTCACTAGGGCAATGCCAGAGCGTCATACTGGTGAAAACCTCGCGAATAGGTTAACTGACTGTGTGTCCGAGTTCGGTCTAGGCGGGAAGATAGACACTTGTGTTCATGACAACGCGCGTAACATGGAATGTGCCGGTGATAAGTGCGATGAGTGGGGAGATCTAGGTTGCTTTGGACATACTTTACAGTTATGTGTTAAGCCTGCTCTGGAGCTCGCATCCGTATCTAAGACAATCGCGAGGTGTAGGAAGCTTGTTGGTCACTTCAAGCATTCAACAACGTTAACTGCGGAAATGAAAAAACGACAACAGGTGTTGGGCGAAAAGGAGCACGTGTTAATGCAGGACGTGCCCACGCGTTGGAACTCCACGCAGCTTATGCTTGAAAGGCTGCACGAACAACGGCGCGTAGTGACGGACATAATGCTTGACGGGAAATTCACGAAGAAAAATGACGCTAGGTTGCTTTTGAAGGATTACGAGTGGGAAGTTGTTTCTGAACTTTCGGAGTGTCTCAGTGTGTTAACTGACGCGACCGCGTACATGTGCAGTGAAAGTGATGTAACATGTTCTGTGATCTATCCTATGGTGTGTGGATTATTTAACACGTGCTTAGCGGTTGAGGACACAGACAGTTCTCTGATCTCGCGCATTTAG
- the LOC127877123 gene encoding uncharacterized protein LOC127877123, which translates to MAEQQDPEVPVVPEHDLSEEDMTFVSLLNFTRLNHELFDDILERVAPVIQKQQTNYRHPLSAGLKLAITLRHLATGDNYRPMAYGFRCGISTISELIPEVCTAIVQAYKDEVFNPPTTLKPGDTLPSIGALDRKHIAIKKPANTGKIYHNYKGFFSIPMLALVDAEYKFIWIKLGGIGHMSDSQIFTDSELFE; encoded by the exons ATGGCAGAACAACAAGATCCAGAGGTTCCAGTTGTACCAGAGCATGATCTATCCGAAGAAGACATGACATTTGTCTCTCTGTT AAACTTCACCAGATTAAACCATGAGTTGTTTGATGATATCCTGGAAAGAGTGGCACCAGTCATCCAGAAGCAGCAGACTAATTACAGGCACCCTCTGTCAGCTGGCCTCAAGCTGGCAATCACCTTGAGACATCTGGCCACTGGGGACAACTACAGGCCAATGGCATATGGATTCAGATGTGGTATCTCCACAATATCAGAGCTGATTCCAGAAGTGTGCACGGCAATTGTGCAGGCATATAAAGATGAAGTTTTCAACCCACCCACCACCCTGAAGCCTGGAGACACCTTGCCCAGCA TTGGTGCCTTGGATAGAAAGCACATAGCCATCAAGAAACCAGCAAACACAGGCAAGATCTACCACAACTACAAGGGTTTTTTCTCCATACCAATGCTGGCCCTTGTAGATGCAGAATACAAGTTCATCTGGATTAAGCTGGGAGGTATAGGACACATGTCTGACTCTCAGATATTCACGGACTCTGAGCTCTTTGAGTGA